The genomic interval AGAAAGTCTTATGAGAAAAGCGAATTATTAGAATCATCTATTCCGGAAGATCCTATTAATCTTTTTAACAGATGGTTTCATGAAGTAGAAGACTTTGGCGGTCCCGAAGGTTCGGGAGAAGAAGTGAATGCCATGACTGTTTCTACTTTTGGTTTAGATGGGTTTCCAAAAGCCAGAGTGGTTTTACTCAAGAAATTTTCAGAAGAAGGTTTTGTTTTTTATACCAATTACAATTCAGAAAAAGGAAAAGCAATTCTTAAAAATCCAAATGTGTGCTTGTCTTTCTTTTGGCATTCTATGGAGCGTCAAGTCATCATAAAAGGAATCGCAAGCAAAGTACCCGAAAATATTTCCGATAATTATTTTGACTCCAGACCAGACGGAAGTAAGTTAGGCGCAGTTGTTTCTAACCAAAGTGAAGTGATTCCCTCTCGTGATTATTTAGAAACGGAACTAAAAAAATTAGAAACTCAATTTGAAAATAAGTCTATTCCGCGTCCTAATCATTGGGGAGGTTTTGTTGTAAATCCCATTGAAGTTGAATTTTGGCAAGGAAGGGCCAATCGTTTACACGATAGGATACGATACACAATACAAGAAGATTATGGATGGAAAATGGAACGCATGGCTCCATAGTTATATAAAGTACATTAGTATAAATAGGCTATTTCACATTATGTGAGATAGCCTATTTTCTTTGGTAGCAATTTTCTAGTTATTGATGGTTTACATTTATAGTTGTTTTGTTTTTAATAAATTAAAAATAATTAAAAACACACTTAATTGTAAGGTATAACACATTATTAGTGTTTGTTTTATGTAGTTCGTCGGGTTTATTGTGTTTTTAATCGATGTTTTATGTAGGTTTGAATAATAAAATAAAACAATAACAATCATTTTAAAGTGTTTGCCCCACATCTACTTTAAACTTTAACTACTAAAATTATGAAAACAAATATACTTCGTATCGCATTACTTGCAGTAGTAATCTTCACAATGAATTCTTGTTCTTCAGACTCATCTGAGGTAGCAGATACCAATACCAATTTGACTAGTAAAGTGGTTGATTATGATTATAATGAGATGGAAGTAACAACAATGGATTTGATTAATAAATATAGAGTTAGTGTTGGCTTGAATCCTTTAGAAAGAATTAATCATATATCGTTTAAATCCGAAGAGCACGATGAATATATGATAAGTAATAAAGTTGTTAATCATAATGATTTTGTGGCACGTTCAGAAAACATAATCAAAGTTTTAGGAGCTAAAAAAGTAGGAGAGAATGTTGCTTATAATTTCAATACAGCTGAATCAGTGGTAGCTGCATGGCTAAACAGTCCAGCTCATAAAGAAAATATTGTTGGTAATTATACTCACTTTGGAATTGCTATAAAAATGGATCCGGATACGGGGAAAAAATATTATACTAATATTTTTGCAAAAATATAATTTCATCAAAAAGTAAAGAAAGCTTTTTGGAAATTATTCACGAGAGATCTAGTCCTAAATAAACAATATCAGTTTTTAGACAAAATATTTAATTAAACACTTGTAAAACGTTTTTACAAGTGTTTTTTGTTTTATTATATTCTCATTTGGAGTTAGTGTATAAAATAGAATAATAAGGTCGTAATTCATTGTATTTATTGTTTGATCAGTAATATCACTTGAACTATGTGATTTTAAAAAAGGATGTAAGATACTCCTCTTGTTTTTAGTTTATAATAGGTTTTAAATTTTTTTATTTTTTGGTCTTTGATATTGTTCCTTAATCTTGTTATAATAATTTAGATAGGTTAAATCTTATAATAAAAACAAATAAACGCACTTAGTCGATTATTTAGTGTGTTTTATCGGTAAAGTGTGTACATTTGAATAAGAAAATGAAATAATAGAATTCAATAATAATATTAAAGTGTTTGCCCCACATCTACTTTAAATTTAATCTACTAAAATTTATGAAAGCAAATTTACTCCGTCTAGTATTACTTACAACAGTTATATTTACTATTAATTCTTGCTCATCTGATTCATCTGAAGTAGTAACAGATAATTCAACTAACCTTACAGCTAAAGTTGTTGATTATGATTATAATGAGATGGAAATCGCAACAATGGATTTGATAAATGAATACAGAGTTAGTGTTGGTTTGAATTCTTTAGAAAGAATAAATCATATTTCATATAAATCAGAAGAACATGACGATTATATGATTACTAATAAAGTAGTGAATCACAATGATTTTGTGGCACGTTCAGAAAATATCATCAAGGTTTTAGGAGCACAAAGAGTAGGAGAGAATGTTGCTTATAATTTTAAAACAGCGGAGTCTGTGGTGGCAGCATGGTTAAATAGTCCAGCACACAAAGAAAATATAGTTGGAAATTATACTCATTTTGGAATTGCTATTAAAACAGATACAGAGACAGGAAAAAAATATTATACTAATATTTTTGCAAAAATATAATTTTTGGTTTTAGTTT from Flavobacterium ovatum carries:
- the pdxH gene encoding pyridoxamine 5'-phosphate oxidase; translation: MNDLSNYRKSYEKSELLESSIPEDPINLFNRWFHEVEDFGGPEGSGEEVNAMTVSTFGLDGFPKARVVLLKKFSEEGFVFYTNYNSEKGKAILKNPNVCLSFFWHSMERQVIIKGIASKVPENISDNYFDSRPDGSKLGAVVSNQSEVIPSRDYLETELKKLETQFENKSIPRPNHWGGFVVNPIEVEFWQGRANRLHDRIRYTIQEDYGWKMERMAP
- a CDS encoding CAP domain-containing protein, producing MKTNILRIALLAVVIFTMNSCSSDSSEVADTNTNLTSKVVDYDYNEMEVTTMDLINKYRVSVGLNPLERINHISFKSEEHDEYMISNKVVNHNDFVARSENIIKVLGAKKVGENVAYNFNTAESVVAAWLNSPAHKENIVGNYTHFGIAIKMDPDTGKKYYTNIFAKI
- a CDS encoding CAP domain-containing protein, which gives rise to MKANLLRLVLLTTVIFTINSCSSDSSEVVTDNSTNLTAKVVDYDYNEMEIATMDLINEYRVSVGLNSLERINHISYKSEEHDDYMITNKVVNHNDFVARSENIIKVLGAQRVGENVAYNFKTAESVVAAWLNSPAHKENIVGNYTHFGIAIKTDTETGKKYYTNIFAKI